From Candidatus Manganitrophus morganii, the proteins below share one genomic window:
- a CDS encoding response regulator: MNQPSEEGSGGGAKHLLLFVDDEENILHALRRIFRKEPYEILTAVSAKEGLSLIASKPVSLIVSDHRMPEMEGTEFLAKVRERNPDIMRIMLTGYTDMKAAVEAINQSQIYRYISKPWNDDDLRLTVREALRHYDLVQSNRNLNELVKEQNKELYDINRSLESKVRERTKALEMKNLELEAGFQDMLELFMGLMEMKNPALVGHARRAAILSKEIAAHLALPEEEQRTCEAAALLMDSGILGYPDSLAKKKIEEMDAVEQALWQKHPLLGQATLKRIKRLEPVGQIIRSHHEHYDGSGFPDRLKGEMIPLPSQIVAVSDTFDLLLNPPVAIGRASVSEALKALEKERGKRFDPVVVHAVGEIIEKVQETISSDEVKVSLEELKEGMTLARDLKTVGGILLLPAQSRLQAAHLEKIQNFHRIDPIIGQITIYRNVKDFNSSGR, encoded by the coding sequence ATGAACCAGCCAAGCGAAGAGGGGTCTGGAGGGGGGGCAAAGCACCTTCTTCTATTTGTCGATGACGAGGAGAATATTCTCCATGCGCTTCGTCGGATCTTTCGAAAAGAGCCGTACGAAATTCTCACCGCCGTCAGCGCAAAAGAGGGATTGAGCCTCATCGCGTCCAAACCGGTATCGTTGATCGTCTCCGACCATCGAATGCCGGAGATGGAAGGAACGGAGTTTCTCGCAAAGGTCCGTGAGAGAAACCCGGATATCATGCGAATCATGCTGACTGGGTATACCGATATGAAGGCGGCGGTCGAAGCGATCAACCAGAGTCAGATCTACCGGTATATCTCTAAGCCGTGGAACGACGATGACTTGCGCCTGACGGTCCGAGAGGCGCTCCGTCACTATGATCTGGTCCAATCCAACCGGAATCTGAACGAATTGGTCAAGGAGCAGAACAAAGAGCTCTACGACATCAACCGGAGCCTTGAATCGAAGGTCCGGGAGCGGACCAAAGCGTTAGAGATGAAGAATCTGGAATTGGAAGCCGGCTTTCAGGACATGCTCGAGCTGTTTATGGGGTTGATGGAGATGAAAAACCCGGCGCTGGTCGGACATGCGCGACGGGCGGCCATTTTGTCCAAGGAAATTGCCGCGCATCTTGCCCTTCCGGAAGAGGAGCAACGGACCTGCGAGGCGGCGGCGCTGCTGATGGACAGCGGAATCCTCGGTTATCCCGATTCGCTCGCGAAAAAGAAAATAGAAGAAATGGATGCCGTCGAGCAAGCGCTCTGGCAAAAGCATCCCCTTCTGGGACAGGCGACGCTCAAGCGGATTAAGCGTTTGGAGCCGGTCGGACAGATCATCCGGTCTCATCATGAACATTACGACGGCAGTGGATTCCCGGACCGCTTGAAAGGGGAGATGATTCCCCTGCCGTCGCAAATTGTGGCGGTGTCCGACACTTTCGATCTCCTATTGAATCCTCCGGTGGCGATCGGACGCGCCTCCGTTTCGGAAGCGCTGAAAGCCTTGGAGAAAGAGCGGGGGAAACGTTTTGATCCGGTCGTGGTTCATGCTGTTGGCGAAATTATCGAAAAGGTCCAGGAGACGATTTCGTCGGATGAAGTTAAAGTATCGCTTGAAGAGTTAAAAGAGGGGATGACCCTGGCGCGGGATCTGAAAACGGTAGGTGGGATTCTATTGCTCCCCGCGCAGAGCCGGCTCCAGGCGGCGCACTTAGAGAAAATACAGAACTTTCATCGGATCGATCCGATCATCGGCCAAATCACTATTTACAGGAATGTTAAAGATTTTAACTCTTCCGGCCGATGA